One Stenotrophomonas maltophilia R551-3 genomic window, CTGCAAGTACGTCCATGTAAGCTCGGTCGCCGCATCCATGCGGCTCACGCCCCTGCACAACCCATCCGCCCGTCCACGGACAGGTTCCGTGCGCGTCCACCGCGGAATGAAGAAGGAAGAGCAGGAGCGGGTCGCGCGCTGTGCGCGCTCGTTACCCGGGGTCGGATCCCTTTCCCTGCGGGAAAGGGCTCTGACCCCGGATGATGCCGGAGCCGAGCGTCGGCTCGGCTCTACACCTTGATCTGCTCAGTGACCGCGCACGCGCTTGATGATCTTGGCGGCGTCGGCGGCGCTGGCGCGCACCTTGTCCCATTCGCCGTTGGCGATCCAGTTGCCCGGCACCATCCACGAACCGCCGATGCAGACCACGTTCTTCTGCTCGAGATATTCGGCGGCGGTGTTTTCGGTGATGCCACCGGTCGGGCACAGCTTGAGGTCGGCGACCGGGCCGGCCAGGCCCTTGATCATCGCCAGCCCACCCACGGCCGTGGCCGGGAACAGCTTGCACACACGGAAGCCCCGCGCATACAGCGACAGCAGCTCGGTCGGCGTCGCCGCACCCGGCACTACCGGCAGCGGTGCCGCCGCCAGTGCATCGGCCAGCGCCGGTGGCGTACCCGGCGTCACGAGGAAGTCCGCACCCGCATCGATCGACTGCTGCATCTGCTCCACGGTCAGCACCGTACCGGCACCCACCACCACGTCCGGCAGCTCACGCTTGAGCATCGCCAGCGCTTCCATCGCCACCGGCGTACGCAGCGTCAACTCGATCGCCGGCAGGCCACCTTCCAGCAACGCCGCACTGACCGCACGCGCCTGGTCCAGCGTATGAATCGTCACCACCGGCAGGATGCCCGCCGCACGCAACAGCTCCGCCGCCTTCACCTGATGTTGTTCGATACCC contains:
- a CDS encoding bifunctional 4-hydroxy-2-oxoglutarate aldolase/2-dehydro-3-deoxy-phosphogluconate aldolase, encoding MGIEQHQVKAAELLRAAGILPVVTIHTLDQARAVSAALLEGGLPAIELTLRTPVAMEALAMLKRELPDVVVGAGTVLTVEQMQQSIDAGADFLVTPGTPPALADALAAAPLPVVPGAATPTELLSLYARGFRVCKLFPATAVGGLAMIKGLAGPVADLKLCPTGGITENTAAEYLEQKNVVCIGGSWMVPGNWIANGEWDKVRASAADAAKIIKRVRGH